The Pectinophora gossypiella chromosome 10, ilPecGoss1.1, whole genome shotgun sequence genome contains a region encoding:
- the LOC126370458 gene encoding roundabout homolog 2-like isoform X2, whose protein sequence is MVAGPIKTKRAWNQFKSAVLLHLLFTLPFSTRAQSRAPRIKEHPADTIVGRSEPATLRCVAEGKPKPTILWYKDGAPLAPTDHPHRVLLEDGLLFLRVMRGKKESDEGVYWCVARNSAGEAVSKNATLTIAVLRDEFRTEPRDVKVASGESAMFECSTPKGVPEPSVHWTKDGHTLDVEEVNGRMSITDGNLKILESLPTDSGVYRCVASNAAGERQSRPATLLVLRRPHFLVKPNNITALLGQNIEFHCQASPESDVSVTWSRDNGSLSPYAIVRRGSLRIDRVAPTDAGLYTCRAESQAGSSVASAILTIHSLPHFTRVPSDQTAWEGEAVSFPCEAEGSPKPIIFWTMEGSQELVFPKANQHGSLYLDRVTTQYAGRLSCVAVSAAGSALHTVTLQVLKREANSFKDDPDSSSPYPELNKPQNHPPMTQYELVQARRYLQQDVLTLRRVEGISATTIKIVWDVMTDYNEYLEGVKIWFNGTSINKPHALESQNTQSTNVSVDSLAELTKLENFTMTTVHNSGSSSHVLTGLMPYAQYDVFLMPFYKLLLGKPSNLKSGFTEEDIPSAPPQSVSAGVINATSAWIRWDPPPVHTWNGELSGYLIEVRVGGGNVGRVVGQMSLGPRTRAAAASSLRAGGRYSARAAAVTRRGHGPFSAPAHIHMLPTHTQRHYVQTEPATDKAILSMFQETWLVALCATLLLLVLVVGGVTFYIKRRHSKQRKSSQNTTGSAIANAQQCLLGKEAVWLRERPMFEGANEPRIEILNCHQTLIHGGHSVGTMAMEAEYSLPQHPSSMTAMPQEEQRRLAPEPYASSAIYTELNYQDQTDAEDSCMKCAVSPGSYDDSMVRSYNESNQFSNEDCSTCCRSSSSTLTKDYSEMTKCGNEIDEIQEMSIEECPSCKTNASRSSSHHDGNKDWAVAEVEYDYPQWHWLGRENSFRHGTQDTRYSSGGRSEQNCRMNLCDILPPPPYERDSPYRDMHAFTNHSGTSGCSGHSYRS, encoded by the exons ATGGTCGCGGGACcaattaaaacaaaacgtgCATGGAACCAGTTCAAGAGTGCTGTGCTTTTGCATCTTTTGTTCACTCTTCCTTTTTCGACGAGAG CTCAAAGTCGTGCGCCGCGGATAAAGGAACATCCAGCTGACACAATAGTTGGGAGGagcgaacctgcgaccttacggTGCGTTGCTGAGGGCAAGCCCAAACCAACCATCTTGTGGTACAAAGATGGCGCCCCACTCGCCCCAACCGATCATCCCCACAGGGTCCTACTCGAGGATGGGCTTCTCTTCCTTAG GGTTATGCGAGGCAAAAAGGAGAGTGATGAGGGAGTTTATTGGTGCGTTGCGCGAAATTCCGCCGGAGAAGCGGTTAGCAAGAACGCTACTCTCACCATTGCCG TCCTCCGCGACGAATTTAGAACTGAACCTCGTGATGTCAAAGTAGCTAGTGGCGAGTCCGCCATGTTTGAATGTTCTACGCCTAAAGGAGTTCCTGAACCATCTGTCCATTGGACTAAAGATGGCCATACTTTAGACGTAGAAGAAGTAAATGGGAG aATGTCTATAACAGATGGTAATCTAAAAATCCTAGAAAGTCTTCCGACAGATAGTGGTGTGTATCGATGCGTGGCATCAAACGCGGCGGGCGAGAGACAATCTCGTCCTGCCACGTTGCTCGTGTTACGTAGACCACATTTTCTTGTGAAACCTAATAACATAACTGCGTTGTTGGGACAAAACATCGAATTCCATTGTCAA GCATCACCAGAATCAGATGTGTCAGTAACTTGGTCCCGTGACAACGGATCGTTATCGCCCTATGCAATAGTACGGAGAGGGTCGTTGAGAATTGATCGTGTAGCGCCAACAGATGCGGGCCTTTATACCTGCCGAGCTGAAAGCCAGGCGGGCTCTAGCGTTGCAAGTGCTATCCTTACTATACATT CGCTACCTCATTTCACAAGAGTGCCTTCAGACCAAACGGCATGGGAAGGGGAAGCCGTATCGTTCCCTTGCGAAGCGGAAGGCTCTCCGAAACCAATTATATTTTGGACCATGGAAGGATCTCAG gAATTGGTATTTCCAAAAGCGAATCAACATGGGTCTCTATATTTAGATAGAGTTACAACACAATACGCCGGTAGATTGTCTTGTGTCGCTGTTAGTGCTGCGGGGAGTGCTCTTCATACAGTCACATTACAG GTGCTAAAGAGGGAAGCCAATTCCTTCAAAGATGATCCTGACTCATCATCTCCGTATCCAGAATTGAATAAGCCACAGAACCACCCACCAATGACACAATATGAACTAGTCCAAGCTCGGCGTTACTTACAACAGGATGTTCTTACTTTAAGAAGAGTTGAAGGAATATCTGCTACTACGATTAAAATAGTCTGGGAC GTCATGACTGATTACAATGAGTATTTAGAAGGAGTAAAGATTTGGTTTAATGGAACTTCGATAAACAAACCGCATGCATTGGAATCACAGAATACACAAAGTACCAATGTTTCGGTAGACAGCCTAGCAGAACTTACGAAACTTGAAAATTTTACGATGACCACAGTACACAATAGCGGATCATCGAGCCATGTCTTGACAGGTTTAATGCCGTATGCTCAATATGACGTATTTCTTATGCCATTCTATAAATTATTACTTGGAAAACCTTCAAATTTGAAGTCCGGATTCACTGAGGAAGATA TTCCATCAGCGCCGCCACAAAGCGTTTCGGCGGGAGTGATAAATGCGACGTCGGCTTGGATTCGCTGGGACCCACCTCCTGTGCATACTTGGAATGGTGAACTGTCTGGTTATTTG ATCGAGGTTCGGGTGGGTGGTGGTAACGTCGGTCGCGTGGTGGGTCAGATGTCGCTGGGCCCGCGCACGCGCGCCGCTGCCGCCAGCTCGCTGCGTGCGGGCGGCCGCTACAGCGCCCGCGCTGCCGCAGTCACGCGCCGAGGACACGGACCCTTCAGCGCACCCGCGCACATACACATGCTGCCCACACACACGCAGAGACACTATGTACA aacgGAACCAGCAACAGACAAAGCAATATTGTCAATGTTCCAAGAAACTTGGCTCGTAGCGCTATGCGCAACGCTACTTCTATTAGTTTTAGTTGTTGGAGGAGTTACTTTCTATATAAAGCGACGACACTCAAAGCAAAGGAAAAGTAGTCAAAACACAACTG GGTCGGCTATTGCCAATGCTCAGCAATGTTTGTTAGGAAAGGAAGCCGTGTGGCTACGCGAAAGGCCTATGTTTGAAGGCGCTAACGAACCTAGAATAGAAATTTTAAACTGCCACCAAACTCTTATCCATG GTGGCCATTCTGTAGGTACCATGGCTATGGAGGCAGAATATAGTCTTCCACAACATCCGAGTTCAATGACCGCAATGCCTCAAGAAGAGCAAAGGAGACTAGCTCCCGAACCCTACGCATCCAGTGCCATTTATACTGAATTAAATTATCAA GATCAAACTGATGCCGAAGATTCTTGTATGAAATGTGCTGTAAGTCCTGGCTCTTATGACGACAGTATGGTCAGATCATACAATGAAAGCAATCAATTTTCTAATGAGGACTGTTCCACTTGTTGTCGAAGCAGCAGTTCAACCTTAACTAAAGATTATAGTGAAATGACCAAATGCGGAAACGAAATTGATGAAATACAAGAAATGTCTATTGAAGAATGCCCGTCTTGTAAAACGAATGCTTCTAGATCGTCCAGTCACCACGACGGTAATAAAGATTGGGCAGTAGCTGAAGTGGAGTATGATTACCCACAGTGGCATTGGCTAGGCAGGGAAAACAGTTTTAGACATGGGACACAAGATACAAGATATTCTAGCGGAGGAAGGAGTGAGCAAAATTGCCGAATGAACTTATGTGACATTCTTCCGCCACCTCCTTATGAAAG AGATTCGCCGTATCGGGATATGCACGCGTTTACCAATCACTCAGGGACTTCAGGTTGTTCAGGTCATTCATACAgaagttaa
- the LOC126370458 gene encoding roundabout homolog 2-like isoform X1: MVAGPIKTKRAWNQFKSAVLLHLLFTLPFSTRAQSRAPRIKEHPADTIVGRSEPATLRCVAEGKPKPTILWYKDGAPLAPTDHPHRVLLEDGLLFLRVMRGKKESDEGVYWCVARNSAGEAVSKNATLTIAVLRDEFRTEPRDVKVASGESAMFECSTPKGVPEPSVHWTKDGHTLDVEEVNGRMSITDGNLKILESLPTDSGVYRCVASNAAGERQSRPATLLVLRRPHFLVKPNNITALLGQNIEFHCQASPESDVSVTWSRDNGSLSPYAIVRRGSLRIDRVAPTDAGLYTCRAESQAGSSVASAILTIHSLPHFTRVPSDQTAWEGEAVSFPCEAEGSPKPIIFWTMEGSQELVFPKANQHGSLYLDRVTTQYAGRLSCVAVSAAGSALHTVTLQVLKREANSFKDDPDSSSPYPELNKPQNHPPMTQYELVQARRYLQQDVLTLRRVEGISATTIKIVWDVMTDYNEYLEGVKIWFNGTSINKPHALESQNTQSTNVSVDSLAELTKLENFTMTTVHNSGSSSHVLTGLMPYAQYDVFLMPFYKLLLGKPSNLKSGFTEEDIPSAPPQSVSAGVINATSAWIRWDPPPVHTWNGELSGYLIEVRVGGGNVGRVVGQMSLGPRTRAAAASSLRAGGRYSARAAAVTRRGHGPFSAPAHIHMLPTHTQRHYVQTEPATDKAILSMFQETWLVALCATLLLLVLVVGGVTFYIKRRHSKQRKSSQNTTGSAIANAQQCLLGKEAVWLRERPMFEGANEPRIEILNCHQTLIHGGHSVGTMAMEAEYSLPQHPSSMTAMPQEEQRRLAPEPYASSAIYTELNYQCLKLQDQTDAEDSCMKCAVSPGSYDDSMVRSYNESNQFSNEDCSTCCRSSSSTLTKDYSEMTKCGNEIDEIQEMSIEECPSCKTNASRSSSHHDGNKDWAVAEVEYDYPQWHWLGRENSFRHGTQDTRYSSGGRSEQNCRMNLCDILPPPPYERDSPYRDMHAFTNHSGTSGCSGHSYRS; this comes from the exons ATGGTCGCGGGACcaattaaaacaaaacgtgCATGGAACCAGTTCAAGAGTGCTGTGCTTTTGCATCTTTTGTTCACTCTTCCTTTTTCGACGAGAG CTCAAAGTCGTGCGCCGCGGATAAAGGAACATCCAGCTGACACAATAGTTGGGAGGagcgaacctgcgaccttacggTGCGTTGCTGAGGGCAAGCCCAAACCAACCATCTTGTGGTACAAAGATGGCGCCCCACTCGCCCCAACCGATCATCCCCACAGGGTCCTACTCGAGGATGGGCTTCTCTTCCTTAG GGTTATGCGAGGCAAAAAGGAGAGTGATGAGGGAGTTTATTGGTGCGTTGCGCGAAATTCCGCCGGAGAAGCGGTTAGCAAGAACGCTACTCTCACCATTGCCG TCCTCCGCGACGAATTTAGAACTGAACCTCGTGATGTCAAAGTAGCTAGTGGCGAGTCCGCCATGTTTGAATGTTCTACGCCTAAAGGAGTTCCTGAACCATCTGTCCATTGGACTAAAGATGGCCATACTTTAGACGTAGAAGAAGTAAATGGGAG aATGTCTATAACAGATGGTAATCTAAAAATCCTAGAAAGTCTTCCGACAGATAGTGGTGTGTATCGATGCGTGGCATCAAACGCGGCGGGCGAGAGACAATCTCGTCCTGCCACGTTGCTCGTGTTACGTAGACCACATTTTCTTGTGAAACCTAATAACATAACTGCGTTGTTGGGACAAAACATCGAATTCCATTGTCAA GCATCACCAGAATCAGATGTGTCAGTAACTTGGTCCCGTGACAACGGATCGTTATCGCCCTATGCAATAGTACGGAGAGGGTCGTTGAGAATTGATCGTGTAGCGCCAACAGATGCGGGCCTTTATACCTGCCGAGCTGAAAGCCAGGCGGGCTCTAGCGTTGCAAGTGCTATCCTTACTATACATT CGCTACCTCATTTCACAAGAGTGCCTTCAGACCAAACGGCATGGGAAGGGGAAGCCGTATCGTTCCCTTGCGAAGCGGAAGGCTCTCCGAAACCAATTATATTTTGGACCATGGAAGGATCTCAG gAATTGGTATTTCCAAAAGCGAATCAACATGGGTCTCTATATTTAGATAGAGTTACAACACAATACGCCGGTAGATTGTCTTGTGTCGCTGTTAGTGCTGCGGGGAGTGCTCTTCATACAGTCACATTACAG GTGCTAAAGAGGGAAGCCAATTCCTTCAAAGATGATCCTGACTCATCATCTCCGTATCCAGAATTGAATAAGCCACAGAACCACCCACCAATGACACAATATGAACTAGTCCAAGCTCGGCGTTACTTACAACAGGATGTTCTTACTTTAAGAAGAGTTGAAGGAATATCTGCTACTACGATTAAAATAGTCTGGGAC GTCATGACTGATTACAATGAGTATTTAGAAGGAGTAAAGATTTGGTTTAATGGAACTTCGATAAACAAACCGCATGCATTGGAATCACAGAATACACAAAGTACCAATGTTTCGGTAGACAGCCTAGCAGAACTTACGAAACTTGAAAATTTTACGATGACCACAGTACACAATAGCGGATCATCGAGCCATGTCTTGACAGGTTTAATGCCGTATGCTCAATATGACGTATTTCTTATGCCATTCTATAAATTATTACTTGGAAAACCTTCAAATTTGAAGTCCGGATTCACTGAGGAAGATA TTCCATCAGCGCCGCCACAAAGCGTTTCGGCGGGAGTGATAAATGCGACGTCGGCTTGGATTCGCTGGGACCCACCTCCTGTGCATACTTGGAATGGTGAACTGTCTGGTTATTTG ATCGAGGTTCGGGTGGGTGGTGGTAACGTCGGTCGCGTGGTGGGTCAGATGTCGCTGGGCCCGCGCACGCGCGCCGCTGCCGCCAGCTCGCTGCGTGCGGGCGGCCGCTACAGCGCCCGCGCTGCCGCAGTCACGCGCCGAGGACACGGACCCTTCAGCGCACCCGCGCACATACACATGCTGCCCACACACACGCAGAGACACTATGTACA aacgGAACCAGCAACAGACAAAGCAATATTGTCAATGTTCCAAGAAACTTGGCTCGTAGCGCTATGCGCAACGCTACTTCTATTAGTTTTAGTTGTTGGAGGAGTTACTTTCTATATAAAGCGACGACACTCAAAGCAAAGGAAAAGTAGTCAAAACACAACTG GGTCGGCTATTGCCAATGCTCAGCAATGTTTGTTAGGAAAGGAAGCCGTGTGGCTACGCGAAAGGCCTATGTTTGAAGGCGCTAACGAACCTAGAATAGAAATTTTAAACTGCCACCAAACTCTTATCCATG GTGGCCATTCTGTAGGTACCATGGCTATGGAGGCAGAATATAGTCTTCCACAACATCCGAGTTCAATGACCGCAATGCCTCAAGAAGAGCAAAGGAGACTAGCTCCCGAACCCTACGCATCCAGTGCCATTTATACTGAATTAAATTATCAA tgtTTGAAATTGCAGGATCAAACTGATGCCGAAGATTCTTGTATGAAATGTGCTGTAAGTCCTGGCTCTTATGACGACAGTATGGTCAGATCATACAATGAAAGCAATCAATTTTCTAATGAGGACTGTTCCACTTGTTGTCGAAGCAGCAGTTCAACCTTAACTAAAGATTATAGTGAAATGACCAAATGCGGAAACGAAATTGATGAAATACAAGAAATGTCTATTGAAGAATGCCCGTCTTGTAAAACGAATGCTTCTAGATCGTCCAGTCACCACGACGGTAATAAAGATTGGGCAGTAGCTGAAGTGGAGTATGATTACCCACAGTGGCATTGGCTAGGCAGGGAAAACAGTTTTAGACATGGGACACAAGATACAAGATATTCTAGCGGAGGAAGGAGTGAGCAAAATTGCCGAATGAACTTATGTGACATTCTTCCGCCACCTCCTTATGAAAG AGATTCGCCGTATCGGGATATGCACGCGTTTACCAATCACTCAGGGACTTCAGGTTGTTCAGGTCATTCATACAgaagttaa